Sequence from the bacterium genome:
CCTCGGCAACGGAGCGACCCGAAGGCCGCTGCGTCCACGCCTTGAATTCGCCCCGGATTCGATCCAGCTGCTTGCCGTTCATGGTTTCTTCTCCACCGTTCGTCGCAGTCGCTCCAGCCCTCGATGACGATGCACTCGAATGGTCGCGGCCCTGAGGCCGAGAATTTGCCCCGCTTCCCGATCCGTGCAGCCCTCTACCCAGGTGAGGTAGAGCGCGGCTCGCTGCCGAGGAGCGAGCGTCGAGAGCAGTCTTGCGGCCTCCAGGCCGGCCTCGGGCGCCGGGGCGCCGCCGGGAACATCGACCAGTTCCTCGGTTCGGCGGAGGCGCCGCGCCCGGCTGAGGCACCGCCTGGCAACGATCCGACGCATCCATGCTTCAAAGCTCTCCGGCCGGCGCAGCATCCAGAGCCTCTTCCAGGCGTGGACGAGCGCCTCCTGCACGACGTCTTCGGCCTCTTCCTCCGCCGCGAGGAGTCCGCGCGCCAGAGTCACCAGAGGCGACCACGAATGCTCGACCAACTCGCCGAACGCCCTCTGATCGCCGGATCGCGCGCGGATCACCAGATCCGCGACTTCGTTCGTATGTGCCTCGGGAAGAGCCACGGCGCCCGCGCTTTGGGTCATCGTCTACTAGACGACGCTACCAGGGCAAACCGTTTACATCCGCCGGATTGTTTCTACTGTGGCCCCGAAGCCGGCGCGATCTGCACCGCGGCGATCTCCTTGAGATTGCGGACGAACAACACTCCGTTGGAGTACGCGGGTGTGGTGTAGCTGCCCCGATCCAGAGTCTGATGAGACGCGATCTCCCTGTAGGCGCCCGGGTCGGGTGCGACAACCCGGAGCATGCCGTCATTGCCCCAGGTCACGATCAAGTCGTCGATCAAGACGGCCTCGCCTTCGCCCGAGGCTCGGGATCGCCAGTTCACCTCGCCGGTCTCGGCATCGAGACAGGAGAAGATGGAGCCGCTGTACCCGTAGAGCTCGCTGCCCTGGGCAAGAGGCACGGCAAAGCTGTCCTTGAGGCTCTTCGTCTGCCACAACTTCTTGAAGATGAAGCCGCGTGCCGCGGGATGAAGCCTGAACAGAGCGAATCCGGCTTCGGCTTCGATCAGGACTCGATCCTCACCCACGGTC
This genomic interval carries:
- a CDS encoding sigma-70 family RNA polymerase sigma factor; this encodes MTQSAGAVALPEAHTNEVADLVIRARSGDQRAFGELVEHSWSPLVTLARGLLAAEEEAEDVVQEALVHAWKRLWMLRRPESFEAWMRRIVARRCLSRARRLRRTEELVDVPGGAPAPEAGLEAARLLSTLAPRQRAALYLTWVEGCTDREAGQILGLRAATIRVHRHRGLERLRRTVEKKP